The following proteins are encoded in a genomic region of Cydia strobilella chromosome 19, ilCydStro3.1, whole genome shotgun sequence:
- the LOC134749838 gene encoding uncharacterized protein LOC134749838: protein MTAVATLQNPLTKKSIKGRVFIDCGSQRSYITLAAAKRLGLPTLQEDLLLIFTFGASEPLQTLTPGTTVNIQTKRDVTKQFTVNVVPRITDSVPVTSFKHPGVDIVADDDTVGEVVDVLIGNDYFGSILTGRKIQVSEDFCLLDTDFGWVPSGKLTTGERSEVLSVVTYCQCHTPNCPYFSEPDLPLRNIDVRFLWSLENLGITDSPKATRQEEAVRHFNETVQYEEGRYLVKWPWIEYPPDLPSNFGLALGRLKSNLKRLDLHLIKEYDVILKEQLDLGIIEVVTRGSDLNADHPIHYLAHHMVKQDGGGKGRIVYDASAKTTGQKSLNECLYSGPSMLEDLTALLLKFRTKRYGILADVEKAFLQVALQEDDRDVTRFLWLKDTTKEATEDNLLYLRFCRVPFGVVASPFLLTATIRHYISQSNKALLKQVADKCYVDNLVTGADSLQEAKQIYEQTRTVFEQLSMNMRDWISNNQSLMDKIPEHHRSVKHGQVKVLGLMWNIEEDTLKLNLTEDHFSTDPPIDTKRKVLRALARVYDPCGFVCPLMLSMKLIFQNICEKKCKWDTELPTEMTQSVKNVMESLKSIVNTELPRYIGTDVSMSELKYHLHCFTDASKDAYAAIVYLKVIEDGQGKSVSLLMAKSHVSQTKDKDELKIPKLELLGFLIGSRLLKYVRNHLDLDIEKEYLWSDSLVVLSWMRSNKLLPPFVANRVNEIKRDHPNTEMFYVHTKANPADVATRPELFEEKRQLWFNGPEFLAKEESCWPQNRLYEAHQNLLSVGEVLGDDPGEPTQEVPIGDDADQSEALEQGSPSDPVEPMETQDLSIPTESGEYPTDGSMELDNPDYHKEGDIQQQTIVSKIVSEIRDLQRKHFQEELDGKRTHLARNLDLFVDVDGLLRCRGRMANTTWSYDMKYPILLPKNSEFTDRIIKETHESNYHVGAPHTLSIIRERYWIPQGKAQVMKVLKRCTQCVKHGGGPYRLPGTPALPPERVNYNRPFTYTGIDYLGPLFVSTQTGKEKRWVALFTCLTVRAIHLEIVKDLSAEECLLALRRFIAARNKPQRMYSDNATCFKLVAEMVQQPYCVKNDIQWKFICQLAPWHGGFYERLVALVKHCLKRTLEKHLLNDTRLLTVMKEVETVLNSRPLTRVGTEVEHVLCPADFISLGQCLTMRPSAADIPTCNTATKSDLFESWKRGCNILEEFKRMFVKQYLASLRERYNNSPKQPRVKSHRSPQVGDLVQVKSDLKNRNLWKVGKIHELIRGSDGECRVARVKVDDSTLTRSIGHLYPLEVDDETPEVEPVEGGLPEIEEDSGELEVPTSVDAHVPVLDEQPEIDADHLAGCDMTSHNEVPPPEEQPEERGNGRSKRIAAIRARDKILEWTRHLLALLQ, encoded by the exons ATG ACCGCAGTGGCAACTCTTCAAAACCCTCTAACTAAGAAAAGTATCAAAGGCAGAGTCTTCATAGACTGCGGTAGTCAGCGGAGTTACATTACTCTGGCAGCTGCAAAAAGGTTAGGCCTGCCTACCCTCCAGGAAGACCTTCTACTCATTTTCACTTTTGGAGCTTCTGAACCTCTGCAGACGTTAACCCCCGGAACAACAGTCAACATCCAGACGAAACGTGATGTCACTAAGCAGTTTACTGTAAACGTCGTACCAAGAATTACAGACAGTGTTCCGGTGACGTCCTTCAAGCATCCCGGAGTCGACATTGTTGCTGATGATGATACAGTTGGAGAGGTTGTTGATGTACTCATCGGGAATGACTACTTTGGCTCTATCCTCACAGGAAGAAAGATCCAGGTGTCAGAAGACTTTTGTTTATTGGATACGGACTTTGGATGGGTGCCCTCAGGAAAGCTTACTACTGGAGAAAGAAGCGAAGTCCTCTCAGTGGTCACATACTGTCAATGTCACACTCCTAACTGCCCATATTTCAGTGAGCCAGATCTGCCTTTAAGAAACATAGACGTAAGGTTCTTATGGTCATTAGAGAACCTAGGGATTACGGACTCTCCAAAAGCTACAAGACAGGAAGAAGCAGTTCGTCACTTCAATGAGACCGTGCAATATGAGGAAGGCCGGTACTTAGTCAAATGGCCCTGGATTGAGTACCCACCAGATTTGCCATCAAATTTTGGATTGGCCTTAGGTCGATTGAAGAGTAACCTGAAAAGACTGGACCTGCATTTAATCAAGGAGTATGACGTGATCCTGAAGGAACAGCTGGACCTAGGAATTATAGAAGTCGTTACTAGAGGGTCAGACTTGAACGCAGACCACCCAATTCACTACCTCGCCCACCATATGGTGAAACAAGATGGCGGCGGCAAGGGGAGGATAGTATACGATGCTAGTGCCAAAACTACTGGACAGAAAAGCCTCAATGAGTGCCTTTACAGCGGACCTTCTATGTTAGAAGACCTAACGGCGTTACTTTTGAAGTTCCGAACTAAGAGGTATGGCATACTGGCTGATGTAGAAAAGGCGTTTCTACAAGTAGCACTTCAAGAGGATGATCGCGATGTCACAAGGTTCCTCTGGTTAAAGGACACAACCAAGGAAGCAACGGAGGATAACTTACTGTATCTGAGGTTCTGCAGGGTACCTTTTGGAGTTGTCGCGAGTCCATTCTTACTGACAGCAACGATCCGACACTACATAAGCCAGTCAAACAAGGCCTTGCTGAAACAAGTCGCTGACAAATGCTATGTGGATAACTTAGTGACTGGAGCTGATAGCCTGCAGGAGGCTAAACAGATCTATGAGCAAACCAGAACAGTGTTTGAACAGCTGTCTATGAATATGAGAGACTGGATCTCAAACAACCAGAGCCTTATGGACAAGATACCAGAACATCATAGGTCAGTCAAACATGGACAGGTCAAAGTGCTCGGACTTATGTGGAATATCGAAGAAGATACGCTGAAACTGAATTTGACTGAGGACCACTTCAGTACAGATCCTCCGATAGACACAAAGAGGAAAGTTCTTCGGGCTCTAGCACGTGTGTATGACCCATGTGGTTTTGTATGCCCACTCATGTTGTCAATGAAGCTGATCTTCCAGAATATCTGTGAAAAGAAATGCAAATGGGATACAGAACTACCTACGGAGATGACACAGTCTGTGAAGAATGTCATGGAAAGTCTGAAATCCATAGTGAACACAGAGTTGCCGAGGTACATCGGAACAGATGTCTCAATGAGTGAGCTTAAGTACCACTTGCACTGCTTCACAGATGCCTCCAAAGACGCATATGCTGCCATTGTCTACCTTAAAGTGATTGAAGATGGACAAGGAAAATCAGTCTCCCTTTTGATGGCAAAATCACACGTGTCACAGACCAAAGACAAGGATGAATTGAAAATTCCTAAATTAGAACTTCTAGGATTTCTGATTGGAAGCAGACTCCTGAAATATGTAAGGAACCATCTTGATCTTGACATCGAGAAAGAATATTTGTGGTCAGATAGTTTGGTTGTGCTTAGTTGGATGAGGTCAAACAAACTGCTCCCACCCTTTGTTGCCAACAGGGTAAACGAAATAAAGCGTGACCATCCCAACACAGAGATGTTCTATGTCCACACAAAGGCAAATCCTGCTGATGTTGCCACACGTCCAGAACTGTTTGAAGAGAAAAGGCAACTTTGGTTTAACGGACCAGAGTTTCTTGCCAAGGAAGAATCATGCTGGCCCCAAAATAGACTCTATGAGGCACATCAGAACCTTCTTTCTGTTGGGGAGGTCCTGGGTGACGACCCAGGTGAGCCGACACAGGAAGTACCCATTGGTGATGACGCTGACCAGAGTGAGGCCCTAGAGCAAGGAAGTCCCAGTGATCCCGTTGAACCAATGGAAACCCAGGATTTAAGTATACCTACAGAGAGTGGTGAATATCCTACTGATGGAAGCATGGAACTTGACAATCCTGACTATCACAAAGAAGGAGACATCCAGCAGCAGACGATTGTTTCCAAAATAGTGTCCGAGATAAGGGATCTGCAAAGAAAGCACTTCCAAGAAGAACTAGATGGTAAAAGAACACATTTAGCACGAAATCTAGATCTCTTTGTCGATGTGGACGGCCTTCTTAGGTGCCGCGGGCGTATGGCGAACACCACCTGGAGCTATGACATGAAGTATCCGATACTACTGCCAAAAAATTCAGAGTTCACTGACAGAATCATAAAGGAGACGCATGAGAGTAACTACCACGTCGGTGCTCCACATACATTGAGTATCATCAGGGAGCGGTATTGGATACCCCAAGGGAAAGCCCAGGTGATGAAGGTGTTAAAGCGATGTACCCAGTGTGTCAAACACGGCGGCGGTCCGTATCGTTTACCAGGCACACCGGCGCTGCCTCCAGAACGAGTAAATTACAACAGACCCTTCACTTACACTGGTATTGACTATCTAGGACCACTATTTGTGAGTACCCAGACTGGCAAAGAGAAGCGATGGGTAGCCTTATTCACGTGTTTGACAGTAAGAGCGATACACCTTGAGATCGTGAAGGACCTTTCGGCTGAAGAATGTCTCCTGGCCTTGCGACGATTTATAGCTGCTAGAAACAAGCCACAACGGATGTATTCAGATAATGCGACTTGTTTTAAGTTAGTCGCTGAAATGGTACAACAGCCATACTGCGTTAAGAATGACATCCAGTGGAAATTTATATGTCAACTAGCACCGTGGCATGGAGGGTTTTACGAGCGGCTTGTGGCCTTGGTGAAGCATTGCCTTAAAAGAACTCTAGAAAAACACCTTCTCAATGATACCAGGTTACTGACGGTGATGAAGGAAGTGGAAACGGTACTGAATTCAAGACCGCTGACACGAGTCGGAACAGAAGTGGAACATGTTCTCTGCCCGGCTGATTTCATAAGCCTAGGACAATGTTTGACTATGAGACCATCTGCCGCAGATATTCCTACTTGTAACACTGCTACAAAGAGCGACCTGTTTGAGAGCTGGAAGAGAGGATGCAATATCCTAGAGGAATTTAAGAGAATGTTCGTCAAGCAGTACCTTGCTAGTCTGAGAGAGAGGTACAACAACTCGCCCAAGCAACCTAGAGTTAAATCTCATCGATCACCACAAGTAGGCGACCTTGTACAGGTTAAATCGGATCTCAAGAACAGAAACCTCTGGAAAGTGGGGAAGATCCACGAGCTGATCAGAGGAAGTGATGGTGAATGTAGAGTAGCGAGGGTCAAGGTTGACGATTCTACTTTAACGCGTTCCATTGGCCATCTCTACCCGCTGGAGGTAGATGACGAGACGCCTGAGGTAGAACCTGTAGAGGGAGGCTTGCCTGAGATTGAAGAGGACAGCGGGGAGTTGGAAGTTCCAACCAGCGTGGATGCTCACGTACCTGTGCTCGATGAACAACCGGAGATCGACGCGGATCATCTGGCTGGATGTGATATGACCAGTCACAATGAAGTCCCACCACCAGAGGAGCAGCCAGAGGAAAGAGGCAATGGGAGAAGCAAGCGGATCGCAGCCATTCGTGCCAGGGATAAAATCCTGGAGTGGACGCGACACCTGCTCGCCTTGCTGCAGTAA